A genome region from Polyodon spathula isolate WHYD16114869_AA chromosome 19, ASM1765450v1, whole genome shotgun sequence includes the following:
- the LOC121294813 gene encoding anoctamin-9-like isoform X2, which yields MEFANSRPDRDNSRSQVNIELVPKRDPDHTSETDHTPLIPCSKYDYVLVGKEWAGDSEHDRKQKAFIKALENKGYQTQELREKNKVYFGILAPQEIFSKYVYLLKNPDNCSEEQMVSTPTRIRIVKFMLDNTYIGNGEKLHALLKEKVFEAAFPLHEEREQKELIKKWARWTACFKTQPINEVRMYFGEKVALYFLWLGWYTYMLVPVAVIGVVVFLYGLAFFESNPLIKEVCEGNSTIMCPLCDKCPVWQLSETCTYAKVTHLFDNEGTVFFSMFMALWATWFLEIWKRHRSQEVCKWKLNNWDENEEELALELINDPDCTQDRYQHSYLRSVLVMVLVCFMVNRKVALFLCDLEKVRSNTGRERNFTVKMFTFQFLTLFSSLIYVAFFLGRINGRPGSYVRIAGIWRLEECHPSGCITDLFIQMAIIMILKQTLNNVFEFMSPWVSYKIHNLQDKSHKGASESNCIRNCWVHNYNMNEVNAFSLFNEFLEMMIQYSFTTIFVAAFPLAPLLALINNFFEIRLDAIKMVSLERRMFCKKTNDIGIWLQVLQAIGVLAVIANGLVIGVTSDFIPRLVYKYIYGPCAKGAVDIDCMSGYINNSLSTIYMKDHNIQGDFEPGQLIFNGNNVTQCKYKDYRSDDDYAYTSQFWLIFAVRFAFVLLFEHVAVVIKFIAAWFVPDVPLPVKNEILDRKFERLKRELRKMENRTTDI from the exons ATGGAATTTGCAAACAGCAGACCCGACAGGGACAATTCTAGAAGTCAG gttaACATTGAGTTAGTGCCAAAAAGAGATCCTGACCACACCAGTGAGACAGACCACACTCCTCTGATTCCTTGT AGTAAATATGACTATGTGCTGGTGGGTAAAGAGTGGGCAGGAGACTCAGAGCATGACAGGAAGCAGAAGGCTTTTATCAAGGCTCTGGAGAATAAAGGCTATCAGACCCAG gaaCTCAGGGAGAAGAACAAAGTGTATTTTGGCATACTTGCTCCACAGGAGATATTTTCAAAGTATGTCTACCTCCTGAAGAATCCTGATAACTGTTCTGAGGAACAGATGGTATCAACACCCACCAG AATTCGGATCGTCAAATTTATGCTGGACAACACTTACATTGGAAACGGAG AGAAACTGCATGCGCTTCTGAAGGAGAAAGTCTTTGAAGCTGCGTTTCCTCTGCATGAG GAGAGGGAACAGAAGGAGCTTATAAAGAAGTGGGCTCGCTGGACAGCCTGCTTCAAAACACAGCCCATTAATGAAGTCAG GATGTATTTTGGGGAGAAGGTGGCCCTGTATTTCCTGTGGCTGGGCTGGTACACTTATATGCTCGTACCAGTGGCTGTCATCGGGGTCGTAGTGTTCCTCTACGGACTGGCATTCTTTGAAAGCAACCCActtat TAAAGAGGTCTGTGAAGGGAACTCCACCATAATGTGCCCGCTGTGTGACAAGTGTCCCGTGTGGCAGCTTTCTGAAACCTGCACCTATGCCAAG GTCACCCATTTGTTTGACAATGAGGGCACAGTGTTCTTCTCTATGTTCATGGCCTTGTGGG CCACGTGGTTCCTGGAGATCTGGAAAAGGCATCGCTCTCAGGAGGTCTGCAAGTGGAAGCTGAACAACTGGGACGAGAACGAG gAGGAGCTTGCTCTGGAGCTGATCAATGACCCAGACTGCACTCAAGATCGGTACCAGCACTCGTACCTGCGCAGCGTCCTGGTCATGGTTCTGGTGTGTTTCATG GTCAATAGAAAAGTGGCCTTATTTCTCTGTGATTTAG AAAAGGTGCGGTCGAACACAGGCAGGGAGAGAAACTTCACTGTCAAGATGTTCACCTTCCAGTTCCTCACCCTCTTCTCCTCGCTCATCTACGTGGCCTTCTTCCTGGGGAG GATTAATGGGCGTCCAGGGAGCTATGTCAGGATAGCCGGGATTTGGAGACTGGAGGAG TGCCACCCCAGTGGTTGCATCACAGACCTCTTCATCCAGATGGCCATCATCATGATTCTCAAGCAGACTCTCAACAACGTGTTCGAGTTCATGTCCCC CTGGGTGAGTTACAAAATACACAATCTGCAGGACAAGAGTCACAAGGGGGCCAGCGAGTCAAACTGCATCCGGAACTGCTGGGTGCATAACTACAACATGAACGAAGTCAACGCCTTCAGCCTGTTCAATGAGTTCCTGGAAATGA TGATCCAGTACAGCTTTACCACTATATTCGTGGCTGCCTTTCCTCTGGCCCCTTTGCTGGCTCTGATCAACAACTTCTTTGAGATCAGACTGGATGCCATCAAAAtggtcagcctggagagaaggATGTTTTGCAAGAAGACCAATGACATCG GGATCTGGCTGCAGGTGCTGCAAGCGATTGGGGTGCTGGCAGTGATCGCCAACGGGCTGGTGATTGGAGTCACGTCAGATTTCATCCCCCGTCTGGTTTACAAGTACATCTATGGGCCCTGTGCTAAAGGAGCCGTGGACATTGA CTGCATGTCCGGGTACATTAACAACAGCCTGTCCACCATCTATATGAAGGATCATAACATCCAGGGGGACTTTGAGCCAGGCCAGCTCATCTTCAACGGCAACAACGTGACCCAGTGCAA GTACAAGGATTACCGCAGTGATGATGACTATGCCTACACGTCTCAATTCTGGCTCATCTTCGCTGTGCGCTTTgcctttgttttactgtttgag CACGTCGCTGTCGTGATCAAGTTCATCGCTGCCTGGTTTGTACCAGATGTCCCTCTGCCAGTGAAAAATGAGATTCTGGATCGGAAATTTGAAAGACTGAAGAGAGAGCTGAG GAAAATGGAGAATCGAACCACAGATATATGA
- the LOC121294813 gene encoding anoctamin-9-like isoform X1, whose amino-acid sequence MEFANSRPDRDNSRSQVNIELVPKRDPDHTSETDHTPLIPCSKYDYVLVGKEWAGDSEHDRKQKAFIKALENKGYQTQELREKNKVYFGILAPQEIFSKYVYLLKNPDNCSEEQMVSTPTRIRIVKFMLDNTYIGNGEKLHALLKEKVFEAAFPLHEEREQKELIKKWARWTACFKTQPINEVRMYFGEKVALYFLWLGWYTYMLVPVAVIGVVVFLYGLAFFESNPLIKEVCEGNSTIMCPLCDKCPVWQLSETCTYAKVTHLFDNEGTVFFSMFMALWATWFLEIWKRHRSQEVCKWKLNNWDENEEELALELINDPDCTQDRYQHSYLRSVLVMVLVCFMIALIIGLAQALVVFRVIATVFLSDSKWHLLSDHANTLAVIMGAVLHYLTITIMTKVNRKVALFLCDLEKVRSNTGRERNFTVKMFTFQFLTLFSSLIYVAFFLGRINGRPGSYVRIAGIWRLEECHPSGCITDLFIQMAIIMILKQTLNNVFEFMSPWVSYKIHNLQDKSHKGASESNCIRNCWVHNYNMNEVNAFSLFNEFLEMMIQYSFTTIFVAAFPLAPLLALINNFFEIRLDAIKMVSLERRMFCKKTNDIGIWLQVLQAIGVLAVIANGLVIGVTSDFIPRLVYKYIYGPCAKGAVDIDCMSGYINNSLSTIYMKDHNIQGDFEPGQLIFNGNNVTQCKYKDYRSDDDYAYTSQFWLIFAVRFAFVLLFEHVAVVIKFIAAWFVPDVPLPVKNEILDRKFERLKRELRKMENRTTDI is encoded by the exons ATGGAATTTGCAAACAGCAGACCCGACAGGGACAATTCTAGAAGTCAG gttaACATTGAGTTAGTGCCAAAAAGAGATCCTGACCACACCAGTGAGACAGACCACACTCCTCTGATTCCTTGT AGTAAATATGACTATGTGCTGGTGGGTAAAGAGTGGGCAGGAGACTCAGAGCATGACAGGAAGCAGAAGGCTTTTATCAAGGCTCTGGAGAATAAAGGCTATCAGACCCAG gaaCTCAGGGAGAAGAACAAAGTGTATTTTGGCATACTTGCTCCACAGGAGATATTTTCAAAGTATGTCTACCTCCTGAAGAATCCTGATAACTGTTCTGAGGAACAGATGGTATCAACACCCACCAG AATTCGGATCGTCAAATTTATGCTGGACAACACTTACATTGGAAACGGAG AGAAACTGCATGCGCTTCTGAAGGAGAAAGTCTTTGAAGCTGCGTTTCCTCTGCATGAG GAGAGGGAACAGAAGGAGCTTATAAAGAAGTGGGCTCGCTGGACAGCCTGCTTCAAAACACAGCCCATTAATGAAGTCAG GATGTATTTTGGGGAGAAGGTGGCCCTGTATTTCCTGTGGCTGGGCTGGTACACTTATATGCTCGTACCAGTGGCTGTCATCGGGGTCGTAGTGTTCCTCTACGGACTGGCATTCTTTGAAAGCAACCCActtat TAAAGAGGTCTGTGAAGGGAACTCCACCATAATGTGCCCGCTGTGTGACAAGTGTCCCGTGTGGCAGCTTTCTGAAACCTGCACCTATGCCAAG GTCACCCATTTGTTTGACAATGAGGGCACAGTGTTCTTCTCTATGTTCATGGCCTTGTGGG CCACGTGGTTCCTGGAGATCTGGAAAAGGCATCGCTCTCAGGAGGTCTGCAAGTGGAAGCTGAACAACTGGGACGAGAACGAG gAGGAGCTTGCTCTGGAGCTGATCAATGACCCAGACTGCACTCAAGATCGGTACCAGCACTCGTACCTGCGCAGCGTCCTGGTCATGGTTCTGGTGTGTTTCATG ATCGCACTGATCATTGGGCTGGCCCAGGCGCTCGTGGTGTTCCGGGTCATTGCGACGGTGTTCCTGTCTGACAGCAAGTGGCACCTGCTGAGCGACCACGCCAACACCCTGGCAGTCATTATGGGAGCAGTGCTGCACTACCTGACCATCACCATCATGACCAAG GTCAATAGAAAAGTGGCCTTATTTCTCTGTGATTTAG AAAAGGTGCGGTCGAACACAGGCAGGGAGAGAAACTTCACTGTCAAGATGTTCACCTTCCAGTTCCTCACCCTCTTCTCCTCGCTCATCTACGTGGCCTTCTTCCTGGGGAG GATTAATGGGCGTCCAGGGAGCTATGTCAGGATAGCCGGGATTTGGAGACTGGAGGAG TGCCACCCCAGTGGTTGCATCACAGACCTCTTCATCCAGATGGCCATCATCATGATTCTCAAGCAGACTCTCAACAACGTGTTCGAGTTCATGTCCCC CTGGGTGAGTTACAAAATACACAATCTGCAGGACAAGAGTCACAAGGGGGCCAGCGAGTCAAACTGCATCCGGAACTGCTGGGTGCATAACTACAACATGAACGAAGTCAACGCCTTCAGCCTGTTCAATGAGTTCCTGGAAATGA TGATCCAGTACAGCTTTACCACTATATTCGTGGCTGCCTTTCCTCTGGCCCCTTTGCTGGCTCTGATCAACAACTTCTTTGAGATCAGACTGGATGCCATCAAAAtggtcagcctggagagaaggATGTTTTGCAAGAAGACCAATGACATCG GGATCTGGCTGCAGGTGCTGCAAGCGATTGGGGTGCTGGCAGTGATCGCCAACGGGCTGGTGATTGGAGTCACGTCAGATTTCATCCCCCGTCTGGTTTACAAGTACATCTATGGGCCCTGTGCTAAAGGAGCCGTGGACATTGA CTGCATGTCCGGGTACATTAACAACAGCCTGTCCACCATCTATATGAAGGATCATAACATCCAGGGGGACTTTGAGCCAGGCCAGCTCATCTTCAACGGCAACAACGTGACCCAGTGCAA GTACAAGGATTACCGCAGTGATGATGACTATGCCTACACGTCTCAATTCTGGCTCATCTTCGCTGTGCGCTTTgcctttgttttactgtttgag CACGTCGCTGTCGTGATCAAGTTCATCGCTGCCTGGTTTGTACCAGATGTCCCTCTGCCAGTGAAAAATGAGATTCTGGATCGGAAATTTGAAAGACTGAAGAGAGAGCTGAG GAAAATGGAGAATCGAACCACAGATATATGA
- the LOC121294814 gene encoding protein TSSC4-like, with protein sequence MSGKDADGDARRAVPGKATDCDSTVLSDTISLSDSDPEDSTAPYDPEVEDLSSDESSDGDCSPEEPARRFGSASAATKEPFQLKGTSSGFSFRSQSIFDSLGAAGRCAAPSLGEDDLIDGPFVRPLPPLAKKEDAEHGAPRPLSRAVPDYLAHPERWTKYSLEDVPESSNQRNTAVAQDFMESLQKRKGESMDTQESFSPSFNQENSSSASGCRIVFSKPSRAADAAEKREECEGRERSLEEEEEEVKKVGLLHLKELDDEVKADLKRKRADEGEGTGGRAAAVGFHSSRKINRKNIRKTVENQKEDD encoded by the coding sequence ATGAGTGGCAAAGACGCCGACGGGGATGCCAGACGGGCAGTGCCCGGCAAGGCCACAGACTGCGACAGCACGGTGCTTTCAGACACCATCTCCCTGAGCGACTCCGACCCCGAGGACTCCACGGCTCCCTACGACCCTGAAGTGGAAGACTTATCCTCGGACGAGTCCTCCGATGGGGACTGCAGCCCTGAAGAGCCTGCGAGACGCTTTGGATCTGCGTCTGCTGCTACGAAGGAGCCTTTCCAGCTGAAAGGTACAAGCTCAGGCTTCTCCTTCCGCAGCCAGAGCATATTCGACAGCCTGGGGGCCGCTGGCAGATGCGCAGCGCCTTCCCTAGGGGAAGATGACCTCATCGACGGCCCCTTCGTGCGCCCCCTACCCCCTCTGGCCAAGAAGGAGGATGCGGAACACGGGGCTCCCAGGCCCCTCTCCAGGGCCGTGCCAGACTACCTGGCCCACCCAGAACGCTGGACCAAGTACAGCCTGGAAGACGTGCCGGAAAGCAGCAACCAGAGGAACACCGCGGTGGCCCAGGATTTCATGGAGAGCCTGCAGAAGAGGAAAGGAGAGTCGATGGACACTCAGGAGTCCTTCTCTCCATCCTTCAACCAAGAGAACTCCAGCAGCGCGTCAGGCTGCAGGATCGTCTTCTCCAAGCCCAGCAGAGCTGCGGATGCTGCAGAGAAACGGGAGGAGTGCGAGGGGAGGGAAAGGagcctggaggaggaggaggaggaggtgaagaaGGTGGGTCTGCTACACCTGAAGGAGCTGGATGATGAAGTGAAAGCAGACCTGAAGAGGAAGAGGGCTGATGAGGGGGAGGGAACGGGGGGGCGGGCTGCAGCAGTGGGATTTCACAGCAGCCGGAAGATTAACAGGAAGAACATCCGAAAGACTGTGGAGAACCAGAAGGAGGATGACTAG